The sequence CCGAAGTCCCCACCTCGCCGCTGTCACAGGAACCCGGCGGCGTGTTGTAAGTCGGCCCCTGCGGGATGCCGGCCGGCCGGGACGTGCCATGCGGGGCCGATCTCGAGATGCCGACACACTAAGCGCAAGAATCCCGCCGCAATCATCCCTTCTTCATGATATGGCGTGGTTGTGGCCCGGCGCGAGATCATCGGAGCATCGCCGGGCGGGAGCCGGTCCGTGGACGGTGTTAAGCCGCGGGGCCAGTCTCGGGCTTGGTGGGTAGCCGGAGGATGTAGACGATCAGGCCCACCCCGAACAGCCCCAGTAGCACCCGCATCATCGGGCTGTCGAGCGCGAACCCGAGCGTGACCGTGAACGACAGGATGATGGCGATCACCGCGGTCGCTTTGAGGCGGATGCTGAATCCGCGGCCGGATCTCCAGTCCCTGATGATCGGTCCGAACACCCGATGCTCGACAACCCATCGATCGAAGCGGGCAGAAGATTTGGAGAACAGGAAGGCGGCCAGAAGGATCGGCCCAGTGGTGGGGATCAGGGGGACCCAGATGCCGACGATGCCGATCGCGGCAAACAGGAGGCCCAGCCCCAGGAGGACCCACCTCAGAACCCGGTTCTGCACTAGTCCCGTCGGCATATCCGTGGACGTTAGGCACGGTGGATGACAACAGAAAGTCGGAAACGTTGCTTGACCCGAACATCCGCCCGGCTCGGGTGATGGTTGCCCTGGGTGACACCGGGCAGCCGAGGATTGCCACAGGATTGTCTAGACTCCCGAGCTGTGGATCGGACTCGCAAGAACTGGATCGATTCCGATCGCTTTATCCCGGCCAGGTTCGTCCGCCCGGTCCTACGGCTGACCCATATCGAGGCTTCATCGGGAGTGGTCCTGGTGGTGGCCGCCGTAGCCGCCATGCTCTGGGCGAACCTTCCGGTATTCGGGGACTCCTACACCAACTTCTGGCACCATCACCACCTCGAGGTATCCCTCGGGCCCATCCACTTCGCCGAAGACCTCAAGGACCTGGTCAACGACGGGTTGATGGCGATTTTCTTTCTCGTCGTGGGACTGGAGATCAAGAGGGAACTCGTCCTGGGGGAACTCCGCGATCCGCGCAAGGCCGCCCTCCCGGTGGTGGCCGCCCTGGGCGGTATGGTCCTGCCGGCGCTCATCTACCTGGCTTTCAACGCCGGCGATCCGGCCGCCCTGCGTGGATGGGGGGTCCCGATGGCGACCGATATCGCCTTCTCGCTCGGCGTGCTGGCCCTGGTCGGCTCGCGGGTGCCGGTCGGCGCGCGGCTGTTCCTGCTGGCAGTGGCCATCGCCGATGATATCGGCGCGATCGCCGTCATCGCCATCTTCTACACCGACGATCTCAGCCTCGGTTACCTGGGATTGGGTGTCGCCGTACTGGTCCTGATCGCAGTAGCAACCAGGGTCAACATCCGGTCCCACATCCTCTACGCCCCGCTGGCGCTGATCGCCTGGTTCTGTTTCCTGGAGTCCGGCGTCCACAGCACCATCGCCGGCGTGATCCTCGGCTTCCTCACCCCCTCCCGCCCCCTGTACGACAACCGCGAGTTCGACCGCGCCGCCCGGGAAATCGTCGACATCTATCCGACACACTCCACCGAGCCGGGGTTCCACGAAAAGGTCGAGTACGAGGCGCGGCAGCTCGCGGACGTGGCGAGGGAGTCCATCTCCCCGCTGTCCCGCCTCCAGCACCTGCTCCACAACTGGAGCGCCTTCGTCATCGTTCCGATATTCGCACTGGCCAATGCGGGCATATCCCTTGCCGGGATCGACCTGGTCGATTCCGTCACCTCGAGAGTCGCGCTGGGAGTAGCGATCGGCCTGGTGGTCGGCAAGACGATCGGCGTGGCGGGTTTCGCCTGGCTGGTGGTCAAGCTGGGTTGGGGCCGCCTGCCCTCCGGTATCGGATGGCAGCACATGATCGGCACCGCAGCGCTGGCCGGCATCGGGTTCACGGTGGCCCTTTTCATCGGTGATCTGGCCTTCACGGACCATACGATCATCGATCTGTCCAAGATCGGCATCTTCACGGGCTCGATCCTCGCCGGGACGATCGGTTACCTGATCCTGCGATCGACACCCAAAGCCGACCGGCCCTCCGAGACAGCGGACGGTACCGTCCGCTGATCATGGCCGCCCACGACGCGGTTGTCGTCGGCTCGGGACCCAACGGGCTGGCCGCGGCCGTCGTGCTGGCGGAACGCGGGCACCGGGTGGTGGTGCTGGAGGCCGCCCGGACCATCGGCGGGGGCACTCGAACCGAGGAGTTGACGCTCCCGGGCTTCCGGCACGACGTGTGCTCCGGCTTCCATCCGCTGGGCGCCGCCTCCCCGCTCTTCGGCCGGCTACCCATGGAACGGCACGGGCTCCGCTGGATCGTGCCGGAGATCCAGTTGGCGCATCCGTTCGACACCGGCGGCGCGGCGGCACTGTGGCGCTCGCTGGACCGGACCTGCCAGGGCCTCGGCGCCGATTCGGACGCGTGGCGGCGGGCCGTGGGATGGATCGTCACCGGCTGGGATGACTTCGCCGCGCGGACGATGAAACCCCTGGCGGCGCGGCCCCTGCCACCGCCCGGCGCCCTCCGGGCGGCCCTGCCGGCGGCCACCTTCGCCAAGCGGTTCCGTACCCCCGCCGGCCGTGCCCTCCTCGCCGGGCTGGCCGCGCACGCGATGGCTCCTCTGGAGACTCCCGGCACCGCCGGCATCGGCCTGGTACTGGGTGCCCTGTCCCACGTCGGTGGATGGCCGATCGCGGGGGGTGGGTCCGACGCGGTCGCCGGTGCCCTCGCCCGTCACCTCGAAGGGTTGGGCGGGTCGATACGGACCGGCCATCCGGTCAGGACACCGGCGGACATCCCGGATGCGAGAGCGGTCCTGTTCGACACCCATCCCCGGGCGCTGATCGCCGTCTACGGCTCTCGAGCGCCCGGCCGCGCCGCCCACCGCCGGATCCGCCGCTACCGGAGCGGCGCAGCCTCCTACAAGATCGACTACGCATTGGACGGCCCGATCCCGTGGACCGCGCCGGAGTGTCGCCGGGCCGGAACGGTGCACGTGGGAGGGACCTATGAGGAGATCGCCGGGGCGGAGAGGTCGGTCGCGGACGGCGTAGTCCCGGAACGCCCCTTCGTGCTGGTCGGCCAGCAGAGCCTCTTCGATCCGACCCGGGCGCCGGAGGGTCGGCACACCGCCTGGGTCTATACCCACGTGCCCTTGGGAAACACCGAGCCGGTCAGGAAACGGGTCGAGCACCAGATCGAGCGTTTCGCGCCCGGTTTCCGCGACTCGGTCCTGGCGGCGCAGGTCACCACGCCCGACGACTTCGAGTCCTACAACCCCAACTACCTGGCAGGCGACACCGCCACGGGCGCTTACAACATCAGCCGGATGCTGGGCCGTCCGGGCCCGTTCCTCAATCCATACCGCACCGGCATCCCGGGCGTCTTCCTGTGCTCGGCGGCTACCCCGCCCGGACCCGGCGTCCACGGGATGTGCGGCGCCAACGCCGCCGTCGCCGCCATGCGGGAGCTCTAGTTGCTAGTTGCTAGTTGCTAGTTGCTAGTTGCTAGTTGCTAGTTGCTAGTTGCTAGTTATATTAGCTTACGCTGACCACGGCTACCGGCCTATGGAACCAGCCACCTGGCGGTGGGGCTACCCGATGGGTGTGTCGAGACGGCCCTTCCTCCAGGCCATGATGTAGTTCATGCACATCTCGTCCCGGCCCAGCAGGGTGTCCTCGGCCAGCCCATAGGCCTCGGAGTCGCGATCCACCGAGAAGACTGCGGCCGGCGGGTTCATGACCGGATCGATGATGCCGCTGTCCGCACCCGCCTCGACGGCCAGGTTGATGAAGGCGGCGTTCATCAGCTTGCGGGCGGGTATGCCGAACGAGACGTTGCTCATGCCCCCGGTGATATGGATGTCCCGCCCGTAGCGCTCCCGGAGGGCACGGATCGCCTCCAGAGTGTGCAGCCCGAAGCTGCTGTCCACCGAGATCGGGAAGACGAGCGGATCCACGAACAGGTCCCCGATGTGCAGGCCGGCACCGAGCGCCCTCTCCACCATCCGGGAGGCGTTGTCGATCCGCTCCCCGGCGCTGGACGGCATGCCGTCGGCCCCGGCCGCGGTGACGATCGCCCTGGCCCCGTATTCGACCGCGAGCTCCACCGCCTCGGTCCGCTCTAGGGAGGCCGAGTTGAGGATCGGCGGGGCGTCGCCAGCCCGGCGAGCGGCGGCCAGCCCGGCCTCGATGACGGTGATGTCGGAGGAGTCCACCGAAATGGGGAGAGCGGTCAGCGAGCCCAAGTAACCGACCAGCCACTCCATGGCCGCCCGCTGCTCGGCTGTCCGGAGCGAGATCTCGTCTACGTTGACGTCCAGGTAATGGGCGCCGGTCCGCTCCTGATCGGCCACCACCCGGCGCAGGTACTCCAGGCCCACGTCCGGGTCGCCCCCTCTGCCCATGGCGGCATCCACCGCCAGGGCGATGTGCTTGATCCGGCCCTCGTCATAGGCCTTAGTGGTCCGCATCGCGTCGGAGATCGGGAGGAGCCCCGTCCCCCCGTCCAGGGTCTCGAAGGTGACGCCCTCCACGCCGTTCTCGACCGCGAAGCGCTTGCCCTTTCTGAGGACGATGCGGCTGGTGTGTACGTTCTCGCCGATGACGACGAACCTCGGTTCCTTCATCGCATCATGAACTCGGGCGCAGCCGGGCTCCCGCCCTCGGGGGCCGGCGGGAGGGTATCGGGCATGGGCTTCATCTGGCATCCCTCCACGAATATCTCGAAGAAGTCGGGCGTGGTCTCCAGTTCGAGGTGGGTCACCCGCTTGGCCAGTTCCTCCGCCCGCGGACGTCTCGTCCTGTCCAGAAGCAGGGCGCGCGCCCCATCGATCGATGCGTTCCCCACCTTCACCACCCGCTCCTCGGGCACCGGCGCGATGAGGCCGATCTCGATGGCGTTGCGGACGTCCAGGTAGTTGGCGAACCCTCCCGCCAGGTAGAGGCGGTCGATACCGGATGGAGTGACCCCGGCCGTGCGCATCACGATGAACTGGCCGCAGTAGTTGGCGGCCTTGGCCTGGGCAAGGTTGCCGATGTCACGCCTCGAGAAGGTGATGCCCCGATCGGGCACCAGGTCGATGGCGCCCAGCTTGCGGTCGCTGGTGAACACGCCCAGGGGTGTCATCAGTTCCAGGCGGCGAAGCTCAGCCAGCAGGTCGGCAAGGCCGGATCCGCAGATTCCGGACGCCGGAGCGTCGCCGATGGTCCGGTAGGTATCGGCCGATCCGTCGCGGTCGAGCCGGATCGACTCGATGGCCCCGTCGTACGCCCGCATGCCGTAGGTGACCAGCCCCCCCTCGAAGGCCGGTCCCGCCGGGCAGGAGGCCGCGTAGAGACGGCCCTCATGGTGGAGCACGACCTCGGTGTTGGTGCCGATGTCCACCAGCATCTCGGTCTCCCCGGTCCGGCCCAACCGGACGGTCTCGAGGCAGGCCACCGCATCGGCGCCCACGTGGCTGGCAATGAGCGGAAGGCCGTAGACACGGGCACGACGGTTGGCGCGCAGGCCCAGATCGCGGCTCGGAGCAAGCAGGGCGGTGTGGGAACGCCGGCCGTCCAGGTACTCGTGCTCGATAAGCGACTTGTACGGCTTCTGGCCGATGCTCTGGACATCGATGCCGAACAGGATGTCGCGCATGGTGGAGTTGGCCGCCACCACGATCTCGTAGACATGGGGAGGGCGCTTGCCGAGGTGGGCGACCATCTCGCGGATACCCTGGCCGACGGCCGCCACGGCGGCGTTCCGCAACTCACCGGCCACGCCCTGCCTGGCCTCGTAGGAAATACGGTTCATGACGTCGCTGCCGCCGAACTGCTGAGGGTTCTCGAAGCTGGTGACGGCGACGGTCTCGCCCGACTCGAGGTCGACCAACTCCAGCACCACCGTCGTGGTTCCCAGGTCGACCGCCACGCCGAGGATGGCCCCGCGGTAGGTGTCGATCACCTCGCCCGCATACCTGACCTGGTCGCCGGTCCTGGTCACCACCGGATCGAGCCGTTCCTCCGGATCGGGGCGCCGGCGGCCGGATTCGAGGATCCTCGGACGGCGGCGGAGCGGCTCGAAGCTGATCGGGCGCTCGTCGCTCACGATCCTGGCCTGGCAGGCCAGCCGGAAGCTGCCCCGGAGGAAGCTCTCCGGTTCGGTGCGCGGCCCCAGCGACTCCATGCCTCTTGTCACCTCGACCACGCACTCGTGGCACCGGCCGGTACGCAGGCAGGAGGTGGGAACCTCGACCGACAGCTCATCGGCATAGTCGAAGATGGTCCGGCCGATCCGCAGCTCCCTGGTCGTGCCCAGGTGGGAGACGGTCACGCCTGTGGCTCTTCTCCGGCTGCCTCCCGCCGGCGGGAGGCGGCCTCCTCCTTGATGGCGGATATCTTCTCCCCGGCCCTCTGCCGGGCGCGGGGATGGCTCTCCCAGGCCGTGCGGTAGTCGAAGGTTCCGTCGTGGCCGCAGGTCAGCAGATCCGCTTCAGGGTCTGTCGCGATCTGGTTGCGACACCTGAACAGCGCCGTGCATAGGTCGTGGCGGTCCCGGTAGGGGCAGCGGGTCCGGGATGACACTTCGGCATGGCTGACGATGCCGGTGAAGATACGGCCGATCCGGTCGAGCCGTTCCTGGAAGGCCTGCTGGTCCTGGTCCGCCATGGCGTAGCTCGGGTTGGGGTCAGCCGCGGACTTGGGGCGCCAGCTGCTTGGCCAGCGCCACGCAGTCCAGGGCGTCCTTGCCGTAGCCGTCCGCCCCCACCTCTTCGCCGAACTCCGGCGTCACCGGGGCTCCACCCACCATGAACCGCACCTGCTCCCGGAGGCCGGCATCCTTGAAGGCCTCCACAGTCTTGGCCATGTTGGGCATGGTGGTGGTGAGAAGGGCCGACATCCCGATCAGGCGGGCCTCGCTGTCCTTGACAGCGGCGAGAAACTCATCCGGCGAGGTATTGACCCCGAGGTCGATCACCGTGAACCCGCCGCCGCGGAGCATCATGATGCAGAGGTTCTTGCCGATGTCGTGCAGGTCGCCCTGGACGGTTCCCATGATGACGGTACCGACCGGTTCCACTCCCGAGGCGGCCAGGATCGGCTCGATATGGGCCATACCGGCCTTCATGGCCCGGGCCGACACCAGTACCTCGGGGACGAAGACGTATCCCTCCCGGAACTTGATGCCCACGATCCCCATGCCGGCGATCAGGCCGTCGTCCATGATCTCCAGGGCGTGCACGCCGTCCGCGAGGGCCGCGGCGGTGAGCCGGTCCACCGTCTCGTTGTCCCCCTCGATGAGGGCGGCGGCGATGTCCTGCATGGCCGGAGAGGCGCGGCTGAACAACTCCACGTTGCGTTCGATCTCTTCGGGCCGCTCGAGGAACTCCTCGATCTCGGCCCGTATCGTCTCGTTCGCTATACCGGATAGCTGAACCATTGGAATCGATCAATCCTGCGTAATCGGTTGGAAGCGGTTTCTGGGTGACCCTTACGAACTCGGAAAGGCTACCCCGATCAGGTCGGGCAGGCAAAGGTGGCGGGGACCGGCGATCTCCCGTCGGCC is a genomic window of bacterium containing:
- the nhaA gene encoding Na+/H+ antiporter NhaA, translating into MDRTRKNWIDSDRFIPARFVRPVLRLTHIEASSGVVLVVAAVAAMLWANLPVFGDSYTNFWHHHHLEVSLGPIHFAEDLKDLVNDGLMAIFFLVVGLEIKRELVLGELRDPRKAALPVVAALGGMVLPALIYLAFNAGDPAALRGWGVPMATDIAFSLGVLALVGSRVPVGARLFLLAVAIADDIGAIAVIAIFYTDDLSLGYLGLGVAVLVLIAVATRVNIRSHILYAPLALIAWFCFLESGVHSTIAGVILGFLTPSRPLYDNREFDRAAREIVDIYPTHSTEPGFHEKVEYEARQLADVARESISPLSRLQHLLHNWSAFVIVPIFALANAGISLAGIDLVDSVTSRVALGVAIGLVVGKTIGVAGFAWLVVKLGWGRLPSGIGWQHMIGTAALAGIGFTVALFIGDLAFTDHTIIDLSKIGIFTGSILAGTIGYLILRSTPKADRPSETADGTVR
- a CDS encoding YbaN family protein; this translates as MPTGLVQNRVLRWVLLGLGLLFAAIGIVGIWVPLIPTTGPILLAAFLFSKSSARFDRWVVEHRVFGPIIRDWRSGRGFSIRLKATAVIAIILSFTVTLGFALDSPMMRVLLGLFGVGLIVYILRLPTKPETGPAA
- a CDS encoding corrinoid protein; its protein translation is MVQLSGIANETIRAEIEEFLERPEEIERNVELFSRASPAMQDIAAALIEGDNETVDRLTAAALADGVHALEIMDDGLIAGMGIVGIKFREGYVFVPEVLVSARAMKAGMAHIEPILAASGVEPVGTVIMGTVQGDLHDIGKNLCIMMLRGGGFTVIDLGVNTSPDEFLAAVKDSEARLIGMSALLTTTMPNMAKTVEAFKDAGLREQVRFMVGGAPVTPEFGEEVGADGYGKDALDCVALAKQLAPQVRG
- a CDS encoding dihydropteroate synthase, producing MKEPRFVVIGENVHTSRIVLRKGKRFAVENGVEGVTFETLDGGTGLLPISDAMRTTKAYDEGRIKHIALAVDAAMGRGGDPDVGLEYLRRVVADQERTGAHYLDVNVDEISLRTAEQRAAMEWLVGYLGSLTALPISVDSSDITVIEAGLAAARRAGDAPPILNSASLERTEAVELAVEYGARAIVTAAGADGMPSSAGERIDNASRMVERALGAGLHIGDLFVDPLVFPISVDSSFGLHTLEAIRALRERYGRDIHITGGMSNVSFGIPARKLMNAAFINLAVEAGADSGIIDPVMNPPAAVFSVDRDSEAYGLAEDTLLGRDEMCMNYIMAWRKGRLDTPIG
- a CDS encoding ASKHA domain-containing protein, producing the protein MTVSHLGTTRELRIGRTIFDYADELSVEVPTSCLRTGRCHECVVEVTRGMESLGPRTEPESFLRGSFRLACQARIVSDERPISFEPLRRRPRILESGRRRPDPEERLDPVVTRTGDQVRYAGEVIDTYRGAILGVAVDLGTTTVVLELVDLESGETVAVTSFENPQQFGGSDVMNRISYEARQGVAGELRNAAVAAVGQGIREMVAHLGKRPPHVYEIVVAANSTMRDILFGIDVQSIGQKPYKSLIEHEYLDGRRSHTALLAPSRDLGLRANRRARVYGLPLIASHVGADAVACLETVRLGRTGETEMLVDIGTNTEVVLHHEGRLYAASCPAGPAFEGGLVTYGMRAYDGAIESIRLDRDGSADTYRTIGDAPASGICGSGLADLLAELRRLELMTPLGVFTSDRKLGAIDLVPDRGITFSRRDIGNLAQAKAANYCGQFIVMRTAGVTPSGIDRLYLAGGFANYLDVRNAIEIGLIAPVPEERVVKVGNASIDGARALLLDRTRRPRAEELAKRVTHLELETTPDFFEIFVEGCQMKPMPDTLPPAPEGGSPAAPEFMMR
- a CDS encoding NAD(P)/FAD-dependent oxidoreductase, encoding MAAHDAVVVGSGPNGLAAAVVLAERGHRVVVLEAARTIGGGTRTEELTLPGFRHDVCSGFHPLGAASPLFGRLPMERHGLRWIVPEIQLAHPFDTGGAAALWRSLDRTCQGLGADSDAWRRAVGWIVTGWDDFAARTMKPLAARPLPPPGALRAALPAATFAKRFRTPAGRALLAGLAAHAMAPLETPGTAGIGLVLGALSHVGGWPIAGGGSDAVAGALARHLEGLGGSIRTGHPVRTPADIPDARAVLFDTHPRALIAVYGSRAPGRAAHRRIRRYRSGAASYKIDYALDGPIPWTAPECRRAGTVHVGGTYEEIAGAERSVADGVVPERPFVLVGQQSLFDPTRAPEGRHTAWVYTHVPLGNTEPVRKRVEHQIERFAPGFRDSVLAAQVTTPDDFESYNPNYLAGDTATGAYNISRMLGRPGPFLNPYRTGIPGVFLCSAATPPGPGVHGMCGANAAVAAMREL